One segment of Pyricularia oryzae 70-15 chromosome 3, whole genome shotgun sequence DNA contains the following:
- a CDS encoding high-affinity nicotinic acid transporter, translated as MGSAPIDGSGNVAVDSERLSNEKGSSPAAAGHHDEVQCPPHTTERKLLMKIDSRVIPWLCIMYLLAFLDRVNIANANVFGLSDELHLDGTLYNNALVVFFVPYILFEIPSNILVKRFRPHVWLSINMGGFGLVTLAQGFVTSYGGLVTTRFFLGVFESVMFPASFYLIGMWYKRSEAQKRYSFFFSSTTLAGAFGGLIAAGIGKMAGARGYAGWRWIFIIEGALTVFVSFFFYFLLPDFPEEAKWLTEEERQFVTARLRVDQGNSAVEKKITLRDVGRVFKDYKVIVAGFMYFGLIVPAYGYAYFAPSIIASYGYSPIQTQLHSVPPWVAAFGMSMLFAVASDRMRHRWGFAVFAILVAIAGFSILLGVHNNTDVQYAGLFLIAMGAYTAMPIIVCWFNMNLGGHHRRAVGSAWQVGFGNIGGIIAVYAFLKRDAPLYIPGYSICIAFTTLSIIACTIYGFACMSANKKRARLTQSGTVEENSDLGDLSPSYRYLL; from the exons ATGGGTTCCGCGCCGATAGACGGCAGCGGTAACGTTGCCGTCGACTCTGAGAGGTTGAGCAATGAGAAGGGGTCCTCGCCCGCGGCCGCGGGCCACCATGACGAAGTGCAGTGTCCTCCGCATACGACGGAGAGGAAGCTGCTCATGAAGATCGACTCCAGAGTCATCCCCTGGCTGTGCATCATGTACCTCCTGGCCTTTCTGGACAGGGTCAACATCGCCAACGCCAATGTCTTTGGCCTCTCGGACGAGCTACACCTGGACGGAACGCTGTACAACAATGCGCTCGTCGTCTTTTTCGTGCCGTATATCCTGTTCGAGATCCCCAGCAACATCCTGGTCAAGCGCTTCCGGCCGCACGTCTGGCTGTCGATCAACATGGGGGGCTTCGGGCTGGTGACGCTGGCCCAGGGCTTCGTCACAAGCTACGGCGGCCTCGTGACGACGCGCTTCTTCCTCGGCGTCTTCGAGTCAGTCATGTTTCCGGCCTCCTTCTATCTCATCGGCATGTGGTACAAGCGCAGCGAGGCCCAGAAGCGCTAttccttcttcttcagcAGCACCACCCTGGCCGGCGCTTTTGGAGGCCTGATCGCCGCCGGTATCGGTAAGATGGCGGGCGCGCGAGGCTACGCCGGCTGGCGCTGGATCTTCATCATCGAGGGCGCCCTGACCGTCTTTGTCAGCTTTTTCTTCTACTTCCTCCTCCCGGACTTTCCAGAGGAGGCAAAGTGGCTCACCGAGGAGGAGCGCCAGTTCGTCACCGCCCGCCTGCGCGTCGACCAGGGCAACTCAGCCGTTGAGAAGAAGATCACGCTGCGCGATGTCGGGCGAGTGTTCAAGGACTACAAAGTCATTGTCGCAGGTTTCATGTACTTTGGCCTCATTGTGCCGG CTTATGGTTACGCATACTTTGCTCCATCCATCATT GCTTCATATGGCTACAGCCCAATCCAAACTCAGCTCCACAGCGTCCCGCCCTGGGTGGCTGCTTTCGGAATGTCGATGCTCTTCGCCGTCGCGTCGGACCGCATGCGCCACCGATGGGGCTTCGCCGTCTTTGCGATCCTCGTTGCCATCGCCGGCTTCAGCATCCTCCTCGGCGTGCACAACAACACGGACGTGCAGTACGCCGGCCTCTTCCTGATCGCCATGGGCGCCTACACCGCCATGCCCATCATCGTCTGCTGGTTCAACATGAACCTGGGCGGCCACCACCGGCGAGCAGTCGGGTCCGCGTGGCAGGTTGGTTTCGGAAACATTGGCGGCATCATCGCCGTCTACGCATTCCTCAAGCGCGACGCCCCGCTCTACATCCCGGGCTACAGCATCTGCATTGCTTTTACGACGCTGAGCATTATCGCCTGCACAATCTACGGCTTTGCGTGCATGTCTGCCAATAAAAAGAGGGCCAGGCTCACGCAGTCTGGCACTGTGGAGGAGAATTCCGATCTTGGAGACTTGTCGCCTTCGTACAGGTATCTTTTATAA